Below is a genomic region from Pseudochaenichthys georgianus chromosome 13, fPseGeo1.2, whole genome shotgun sequence.
GAAGGTGCCGGCGTACCCAGGTGAGCAGGTGCAGGCTCCGCTCACGTGGTCGCAGAGCGCTCCGCTCTCACAGCGGCACGGCAGCACACACCCCCGCCCAAAACTGCCATGCACACACTCTGACAGGAGAACATCAGGGAAAACATCAGGAGGAGAGGTTTGGCAACATCCTAAACTTTAAACCAACGGTAGCCGGCGTCATATTCAGTCTTTGTCTCAGCTTCGGTGTCTTTCATTCTTTTTCAATAACCCtgaacttttctttttgtcgctgcttttaattgaactattcatatcttaaactgcactgtaacttttatccatgtatttttccttttaatgtttattttattagcttttcttttttaatgcttaatgtctttcattttttgtaaagcactttgaattgccttgcgttgaaaagtgctatataaataaacttgccttgccttgaacaATGTTCACATATTGTATTCACATTACTTCACTGCATTGTTTATGGTATATACATAATGTTTATAGTTTCCTATGTATATATTTGGTTTGATTAGAAAATTGGATTTAAATGCATTCTAACTAACTAATTTTGGATATTTTATTCTGTGTATTCTATACATGTATGTACTCTATTGATACATATCTCTTCTACCGTTGCCATGTGTAAAAGTTCTGCttgtttcttttatttatttgttacccGTGTTTAATGCCAGCTAatatggtatatatatatacatatgtacatacatgaatacatactaTAACTGAATGTCCTGTGTTGTAATGTGATATAGTAATATAGTTCCTAAAGTTACATGCAGAAGGTTGTTCTAAACTATTTAAATCTCTTTGTATTCAGTACACTCCAAGTCCTTAGAAAAAGTGCAAAAATGACTGAAATAAGCTACATACCAATACAAATATTGTCAGGATTGTAAATTAGTTGAAAATAAGTTCTCAGCAGCAGTCACCCCATGGTGGTAGTGTTTAGTAAAAGTATTCAAGAGGTCCACTCACTCTTCTCACAGTGGTCCCCGGTGAAGcccgcctcacacacacactgtccgcTGAGCGGGTCGCAGCTCTCTGAGATCTCTCTGCACTCGCATGTGTTCACGCACCCCGGGCCCCAGTAACCAGATTCACACGCTGAGAAGCACATCATGCAGTCAGAGATATATTCGTTATTTACTTATTTTTCaactttattttcctttttcttaaccctcctattgtctgtGTTCCCCTCCCCCCTTACGTTGGTGTTCGTGACGACTGGTATTCATGAAACACTGCAGTAAATACccaaagaacagacactgaacatgtactgcgtgtgccaggtgtgatccatgtggggggatgggcacataagagcgggaaatgtgtcagtgtgtgtgcgcgtgtgcgtgtgtgtgtgtgtggtctagtattactatacttgtggggacctaaatctgtttacacagtcacgtgtgaggactcgcctcccttatggggacaaattggagggaatcattaattttagggtgaagatttggttagggttagggttagggttaggcatgtgttggttaaggttaaggttagggtaagtctccaggaaatgcatgtaagtcaatgtaatgtcccctgaagtgatgtatacatggtgtgtgtgtgcgtgtgtgtgtgtgtgtgtgtgtgtgtgtgtgtgtgtgtgtgtgtgtgtgtgtgtgtgtgtgtgtgtgtgtgtgtgtgtgtgtgtgtgtgtgtgtgtgtgtgtgtgtgtgtgtgtgtgtgtgtgtgtgtgtgtgtgtgtgtgtgtgtgtgtgtgtgtgtgtgtgtgtgtgtgtgtgtgtgttgtatctgatccggatggttactaattccttttctttatggcggtaatttttgaccgggaacaccatggtgttacaaagttcactaaatcatccaaacttCAATGGAAGTGGTGATCAGCCATTttgtatgttcaaatgtctacggtgaaggatatcataaagccttaatgcaatcaaatgtaaaacaaaaaagttatgattgatgaaagtagtaaatcggtcagatttgacaacAGGAGGGGTAAACAACACATACAGCTTCAATGACAAATATCAATATTTGTTTTCTCCATGTGTAGAAGCTTCATCAATTCTGTCACCCACTGGACATGAGTGGGAGACGCCTCCTGCTATATCCCTTATTTTTACAATGATAAATAGTGACTGTTATACCTGTTGCACAGTCAGGGCCTCTTTTGCCAGCAGGGCAGAGGCAGTGTCCCGTCTGGGGGTCGCAGTCAGTGTCGGGGGGGCAGGAGCAGAGACCCTCACAGCCTGGACCATGGAGACCTGGGGGACACTCTGTGAACAACAGGGACATCATAGTGGTAAACTACATTTACACAGCTGTTTGTGACAAACTAATTTACATAATACAAGTCAGCATTCACCCgttcacacacatgcatacagaGGCAGGGGCTGCCATTCAAGGTgggccaatcaaacacgttcaCACATGGGCCAAGCAATGTGGGGTTAAGTATAGTAATTGCAGTGGCTGGGGATCCAACCACCAACCTTCAGATTGGAGGACAACCACATATCATCTGCTTCCAACCCTTAAATAATCTAATTATATTAAAAGCAAATCAGTCAAATGCAAAACCATTCAATTAACTATTCCATTTTTTGGGGAGGAAATAAAGATTTTTTAATTTgattttttattaatattattttatAAATACTACTTGAAATACTACTTTTTAATACTTGAAAtacttgttttattttacatatgtattgccCATTGTATTCAATTTGTTCATGTTTTCTTGCTTTGTATTGGCCTTGTAGATACAGCTGAGTTCAAATTTGAAAAAAATGGACAAAAGTGTGAATATTTTTGTATCATGAAACTCAAAATACgcaagaaaataaatatggctGGAATAGAAAAACATAAATCTCATATAAAATCATTTCCTTTCTTGGACCTCATTGGATAACAACTCACCATTCTGGCAGAGGTTCCCCATGAAGCCTGGTCTGCACTCACACACTCCGCTCTCCTTATTGCAGGAGGCTCCGTTCTCACAGTCAGGACATGCTGACTGGCACTTCATCCCCCAGAATGCATCAGGGCAGTCTGCGGAGCACCCAGTATCTTTCAGATTAACTGAGCAGTAAGCCACTTATGTTAGCTATCACTCTGTAAAGTCCTAACGCCACTTATGACTGGATGTTTCAGTGGAATGCATTTAATGGGGAGTAAGCTACAAGGAAACAGATTACTCACACACCCTGGTGGTTGTGTTGGATACTACAACTACTGAGGTCAGTAAATTCAAACAGCATTTTTCACTTTTGTCTACaacaaaagtgaaaaaaaacctCCACGCAATGTCTAATTAGAAAACAATGAAGGTCTAGGAACAAAATGATGTATGTTGTATGCAAGTTAGAAAGCTTGCAGAGGTTATTTTGCATGGAATTGAGTGTTGCTTTACACTCCAATACAACTTAATTTGTCTAAAATGTCCTAAAACTCAACAGAAATGCATTGTAACACAAACCAATTCAACATTAATATACCTTCATGACAGGAGTCCCCAGTCTTCCCTGCAGGACAGATGCATCGTCCGGTTACAGGATCACATGGAGCTCCTCCACAGCCACAGGTCAGACGACAGCTCTCACCATATCTCAGCGACGGGCAGGCTGGAGACACAACAGATGAAAACAGCTTCTTTTTATTAAAAGCTACAACAATTGTCGGTCACAATAAAACAAGATGGGATCGCACACGCTTGCCAAACAAAGTGAAATACAAGAAATACTCTGTTTATTTATTCAACGTCTGCCAATCGTCTCTGCAGAGTAAATTACCCGTCATGACCTGgcctgcaacgaaaaacgcttACAATCCAGAACATGTGGATTTCTTTTTCCATTTGGCTTTGACAAACCCAGCGAGCCTAAACCTGGACGGTGCATTGGTGCTGACACATTGAAACTCTGCTCTGTTATCTTAGTCCAATGCATGGAGGCACAAAGTCTTGTTTCCCACTCACACACAATGTTCTGTATCACTTTAGATCACAACAACTTGAAGGCACACACATATTTGAGGCTGTAAAGAGAACACCTGCATTGACCAGGTGGAATATAAATGAAAGCATTTTTTTATTCACCCATTAAATCCACACGATCCATCAATTGCAGCAGGGAATGAATAGAAAAGGGCTTAATAGAGAAAGATAAAGAATTGCGAAAGGTTGAGACAAAGGTGGAGAAACTCGTTCATATCAATTTGTGTTGACATCAGAAAGGACACGCACGAGTACAAGCATGAAGTATGCAAACAATAACTGCACATGTAGGCACGAGTCAGTGTGCAAACCCACgtacttcacacacatgctgacAGTGAGTGATGCTCTACTTAAAGAGCGAGCTCCACATGAGAGCACTGTGGAGTATAAAGGGGAAATCAtacatttaaaggggccctgttatgctttttaagtttccccccccccccccacactgcccgaaacgcctccattggactcctttgattACTTCCGTAACACTCCCActtattggctagtgctccaacaaaATGTACGTGACAggataaggggcgggacatctcaaagcggttgaccaatcccaTCGCATTATTGTGTCGGATGATTGTGTTGAGCCGACAGAGAAAAACCTTTCCTCACCAAGTTGACATTTTTCTCCGTGAAGACCTGCAGGACATCTCTGACCGCACTCCCCGGTCCGCGGGTCACATGACCCTCCACCTGGACAGTCACATGGCTGCTCACAGCCGGCACCGAAGAACCCTGGCTCACATTCTGCATTGAGACATGAGCACATACACAAAAAGTGAGATAAAAACAGACAATCTCAAAGCCTGGACGTAAACTCAAATCTTCAACAATTACTTTAAAGGGAAATTAAGTGCTTGTACCTTTCTCACACTGTGGTCCGTGGTAGGCGGTCTTACAGAAACAGCTTCCTGTTTTGGGGTCGCAGCCAGAGGAATGTTCTTGAACACAGTCACATTCCCGGGAACAGCTGGCCCCGTGCGTCCACCTGGGACAAGCTGAGAGACGAGATCAGCGTGAAGAAGACAGACCAAGACACAAGATGTTCCCATGTTTAAATGGTCAGTAATGGCTGTAACTAAATTCATTAAAGAGGCCTTAATATAATGTGTTGTGGTGTTCCCTGTCCTGTTGTtagttatataggtttgtgtgcatgtaaatggtcggcaaaggctaacatcctaaaatcccctccagagggagtgtcTCTCCCGCACACTACCCACCTGCCAGAAACACCTCCATTAGActgctttgtttacttctgaaacatagtgacatcactgtgtaacacttgcccttctattggctagcgctcaaacacattgtgcgtgataggctaagcggttgaccaatcacaacagagtcgtccagctaaccaatcagagtagTAGACTAACGAAAGAGTTGTGATACTTTAAAGTTCTACTTAATCACATCTCAGTAGACACACATAGGGTACTTTAAATCTTAATTAAAACAATCTGTTGAACTAAAGGATAAAGTGTTCCTCGTGGGTTTAGGAACGGCTCCTACTTCTTGAGCtaaagcaggggttctcaaagttttgatgagcgagggccaatttaggtacccaatattggattgagggccgcccaagaaaaaaacggaatacaaaataattccaaaacaaatcctttctttattgtactaaccaattaccgcaactcgcgagatgcctagttgccatgcaaccagtagtctagcaaactttccacaagctgtcattcataatttaggaatgacaacccaggggggcgcagttttaccattcttaaattccattctaattcttactagatacaaccatggaggattaaaatataacgcatgcatttcagcgtgtcacattaactatcgcgtgccgccagaaacatttccgagggccgccattggcccgcgggccgcactttgagaacccctgagcTAAAGGAACGCACATGGATCAGCAGGATAATACATGGCTGTAAACTAAAAACAGGCAGTTATATAACAAAAAGTTGACTTTTTAGAGACAAAATATGATTTATGCTGTAGATTAACTATCAAACCATATACAAATCTTACATTTGGCACACACACGAATATATATAGAAATTAAATGCAGCACACACTACTACAATATCAATAATGAAAGCAAAACACTGAATAAGAGACCATTTGAATGCACAATGAGTACATTTCCTTTGCTTAGGGAcggtttgaatgcaggactttgacttgtaacagagtatgtcTACACTTTGCTACTTCTACTTAAGTTAAGAATCCAAATCCTTCTTCGACCACTGTGTATGATGTCGTACAAAAAATAAATGCGCACGAATTAAACGTATATACATATAAATTAAAAGTTGCAAAAGCTACAGTACTGCTTCCCTCAAACAACATATGGGAAGGCTTGTCTTCCAAAGGTTAATCAAGGAAAACAAATTCCCAGCGACTTCTGTGTGCTGAAGTAACAGTGGTGATCGTTCAGAATGTCAAAAGGAATCCTGCTCGCCTATCAGATTACACTTTAATACGAGCAAAGCGACCACACCCAACAACCGTGTTATCACAACTTCAGACCTCAGTTGAAGTCATGGGACCGCCGCTTCCTTTTGCACTCAGATGATATCATACAAATGATGAAAACTGTGTCTCATTAGAAGAAGCCTTGGACATATTGAGTGTTATGTAAGACTTTGAAAGCGTCCACATCGTCTCTGCATGAACAATCTGCACGACTTTTGCCAAGATTCTCCCTCTTCGGCTACAAACCAACTGAAGTTCTCCGCTCCACCCTGTCCCGCTCGACATTGGCTTGATGCTCGGTGCAGCTGCAGGCTCTGGTTACACCCTCTCCACCCTCTCACTGTCCCCGCTGCAGCTGTGAGGTTCTGATAATATTCCTCTTTCACATTCTTCCATCATTCGGTTGGGTCTTAGAAGAGCGAGCAGCTTCCACGCTGAAGAGCAGAGATTCGTCGCCATGTCCTTACGGAGGCTTTGGAGCAACCCTAAAACTCGGGGGGATGTCAATGTCGTGACGGAGGAGCTGAAGAACCTTTATTACAAGAGGCTGATGCCGATTGAGAAACACTATGCCTTCAGTCACTTTCATTCCCCGTGCTACGAGGACGCCGAGTTCGACAATAAACCCATGGTGTTGGTGATGGGTCAGTATTCGACTGGAAAGACTACTTTCATCAGGTTAGTCAGAACATCCGTGCTTTTGTGTGCAAGTAATCTGCCGATGTTCTAATGGTGGTTTGGACTTCAGGTATCTCATAGAACAAGATTTCCTTGGCAGCAGAGTAGGACCAGAGCCAACCACGGACTGCTTCACGGCCCTCATGCACGGCGAGGTGGAAGGCATCATCCCTGGAAATGCCCTCACAGTGGACCCCAAGAAGCCCTTTCGCAACCTCGACCCTTTTGGAAACGCTTTTCTGAACAGGTGACAAAAGCAGACGAGAAAGAGATACGGGAGGGAGGGTATTTTCCTACTATTTCTTGTATAGTCAACAAGTGTTGGCAATGTTCTGTCTTTTAAGACGGCCAAACATTGCAGTGAAGCTGTCTTATGAATATTCATTAAACACATTCCCGTGAGTGCGTTATGTTGAAGCGTTTATTCTCTCCAGGTTTCAGTGCGTCCAGATGCCAAATAAAGTCCTGGAGAGCGTGAGCATTATCGACACGCCGGGCATCTTAACTGCTGCGAGAAGAAAAATGAGTCGAGGTGAAATAACACTTTTCTAATTTCCTTTTCAAAGttttcttcttctacttctaaATATTCCGTTTTAGAAAAGTTGGACAGCATTGTCGTCGTCAGGAGGATTTAAATCCCTGGTAACAGAAGAGACGAAGCAGACGcattacaataataatattccagCCTGTTGAAACTCAAACACTTGAACTCAGAAGCACTATTGGGAGGAGACGAGCAGGAAGCTGTCTCCCCTTTGTTTTATCAACACACTAATCTGTGGGTGTAACTGACATGGCCTGCGACCAGTGAGCGCCTCTGggatatacagtatgtgtctcCGGGTGTTGAGGCACCGAGACTTGCCTTAATGAGATCCCTGTGTGTTCATTCCTCGTCCCCAGGCTACGACTTCCCAGCAGTGCTGCGCTGGTTTGCAGAGCGTGTGGATCGGATCATCCTGCTGTTTGACGCACATAAACTAGAGTTCTCCGATGAGCTCACTCGGGCCTTCGGGGCGCTGTGTGGACACGAGGACAAGCTGCGCGTGGTTCTCAACAAGGCCGACAGGGTGGACTCGCAGCAGCTCATGCGGGTGTACGGCTCCCTCATGTGGTCGCTGGGGAAAGTGTTTAAAACCCCGGAGGTCTTGCGGGTTTATATTGGATCTTTCTGGTCGGAGCCCAGGCAGGCGTGCGACCACTATCAGCTGAtcgaggtggaggaggaggacctGCTGGCCGACATCAGGAACCTGCCGCGCAACGCTGCGGTACGCAAGCTGAATGACCTGGTGAAGAGGGCGCGCTTAGTGAGGGTGAGAGATCTCATTGGTCCATTTCAACCAATTATAACTgagattaaaggtcacctattgtgcaacatccacttcttcatgtctcttctacatcaacatgtgtcccctcttcttcatgtctcttctacatcaacatgtgtcccctcttcttcatgtctcttctacatcaacctgtgtcccctcttcttcatgtctcttctacatcaacctgtgtcccctctttttcatgtctcttctacatcaacatgtgtcccctcttcttcatgtctcttctacatcaacatgtgtcccctcttcttcatgtctcttctacatcaacctgtgtcccctcttcttcatgtctcttctacatcaacatgtgtcccctcttcttcatgtctcttctacatcaacatgtgtcccctcttcttcatgtctcttctacatcaacatgtgtcccctcttcttcatgtctcttctacatcaacacgtgtcccctcttctccatgtctcttctacatcaacacgtgtcccctcttcttcatgtctcttctacatcaacacgtgtcccctcttcttcatgtctcttctacatcaacacgtgtccccttttcttcatgtctcttctacatcaacatgtgtcccctcttcttcatgtctcttctacatcaacatgtgtcccctcttcttcatgtctcttctacatcaacatgtgtcccctcttctccatgtctcttctacatcaacatgtgtcccctctttttcatgtctcttctacatcagcatgtgtcccctcttcttcatgtctcttctacatcaacatgtgtcccctcttcttcatgtctcttctacatcaacatgtgtcccctcttcttcatgtctcttctacatcaacatgtgtcccctcttcttcatgtctcttctacatcagcatgtgtcccctcttcttcatgtctcttctacatcaacatgtgtcccctcttcttcatgtctcttcttcatcaacatgtgtcccctcttcttcatgtctcttctacatcaacatgtgtcccctctgtggaaagagactctgaaagtctcaggaacaaagattctctctctttttgatccatttctataaaaacctgtctgaaaatgagctgatcagattctggccactttgtgatgtcataacgatgtgttgtcttgtgtaaccattagccaatcagcaaccaaggtacccgcccaccttatcacctgcatctcctctagagcaccattgagttctttgtgtctctcagaggggcgtggggaggggctccttattttcatctaaagtcacagacagagaatcagcactttggaaccagggctgaaacagaggggattatgggtaatcctgtttggtgtttggagccatgtttgtatatatctgagagctgtaatatattgatggaaaacagtataataggggaccctTAAGTTACTCTGAACTCTCCTTTCTGTTCCCACTAGGCTCATGCCCACATTATCAGCTATCTGAAGAAGGAGATGCCGACTATTTTCTGCAAAGAAAGCAAAAAGCACAACCTGATTTACCAGCTTCCTGTGATTTTCACCAAGATCCAGCAACAGCATCGAGTCCCAGCGGGCGACTTCCCTGACTGCACCAAGATGCAGGTTAAATGACTTTTTAATTTAATCTAACATGTTTTAGAATTGATTTACCAACTCTTAAACTTTACATGTGTTTGCATAACTTTCTAGGAGAAGCTTTTAGGTCAAGATTTCTCAAAGTTCAAGACACTGAAGCCCAGTCTGATGGCCTCGCTGGATAAACTCCTGGCCACTGACATCGCCAACCTGGTGCCTCTTCTCCAACAGCAGGAACTGAGGAAGGAAAGGAAGAAATCCCTCCCTGGAGTGCTGGACGGGGAGTTTTTGGGCACATTCAGGCgtgagctttacaaaaaagatccGTTCAAGGAATTCAGGAGAGACGACGAGAGCGGCGAGGCGGATTTCGTCGAGTGGGCGGTGGAGAAATACAAGCCGAAGTACGACGAGATTTTCTACAAC
It encodes:
- the LOC117457925 gene encoding EH domain-containing protein 2-like, with amino-acid sequence MSLRRLWSNPKTRGDVNVVTEELKNLYYKRLMPIEKHYAFSHFHSPCYEDAEFDNKPMVLVMGQYSTGKTTFIRYLIEQDFLGSRVGPEPTTDCFTALMHGEVEGIIPGNALTVDPKKPFRNLDPFGNAFLNRFQCVQMPNKVLESVSIIDTPGILTAARRKMSRGYDFPAVLRWFAERVDRIILLFDAHKLEFSDELTRAFGALCGHEDKLRVVLNKADRVDSQQLMRVYGSLMWSLGKVFKTPEVLRVYIGSFWSEPRQACDHYQLIEVEEEDLLADIRNLPRNAAVRKLNDLVKRARLVRAHAHIISYLKKEMPTIFCKESKKHNLIYQLPVIFTKIQQQHRVPAGDFPDCTKMQEKLLGQDFSKFKTLKPSLMASLDKLLATDIANLVPLLQQQELRKERKKSLPGVLDGEFLGTFRRELYKKDPFKEFRRDDESGEADFVEWAVEKYKPKYDEIFYNLSPNDGKLSGTKVREWMSTTLLPSSVLAHIWRLSDVDGDGMLDNEEFALAVHLIEGKLEGHWLPRELPSHLVPPSKRLSTASDEEQT